The Alnus glutinosa chromosome 7, dhAlnGlut1.1, whole genome shotgun sequence genome includes a region encoding these proteins:
- the LOC133873345 gene encoding proline-rich receptor-like protein kinase PERK9, which translates to MVVTGRKLLWVAFVLAVVVGFPSCPTEARKLAILEEEVSYYSPHFGTLPQQPPVTSSRPSEGPPLFEIPLPPLPGTSAGPHFETLPSGPSEDPPLYEIPPLPPSATSSRPHFGTLSSGPFEDPLLYETPPPLPVTPSGPHFRMPPSGPSRGPPLYKMPPPPVFD; encoded by the coding sequence ATGGTGGTAACCGGTAGGAAATTGTTATGGGTGGCCTTTGTGCTTGCAGTAGTTGTGGGCTTTCCCTCCTGCCCTACGGAGGCTAGAAAACTTGCAATCTTGGAAGAAGAGGTTTCCTACTACTCGCCACATTTCGGAACACTACCGCAGCAGCCGCCTGTTACTTCATCAAGGCCATCTGAGGGCCCACCCCTATTTGAGATCCCCCTGCCGCCTTTGCCTGGTACTTCAGCAGGGCCACATTTTGAAACGCTTCCATCTGGGCCATCCGAGGACCCACCCCTATATGAGATCCCACCGCTACCTCCGTCGGCTACTTCATCAAGGCCACATTTTGGAACGCTTTCATCTGGGCCATTTGAGGACCCGCTCCTATATGAGACCCCACCACCTCTCCCTGTTACTCCATCGGGGCCGCATTTTCGAATGCCCCCATCTGGACCATCTAGGGGCCCGCCCCTATATAAAATGCCACCACCTCCTGTTTTTGATTAG
- the LOC133872899 gene encoding uncharacterized protein LOC133872899 isoform X1 codes for MENFRQKRSKIVSIADRSSGERLFSTERAHREGNRQVQKQRTYPKLASDSSSCSSGITDEDLFMFELDRRSSKQAVGAPMKKLLAEEMSKETESKRRSPSVIAKLMGLDGLPSQQPAHKQQKRSSENHLKRTSVEKAQKSGTFYDRRSSKRNSKEQQEFKDVFEVFETSKIESSSCSSQGATNSKLNDAEMAFIRQKFMDAKRLSSDQKLQDSKELHDALEVLDSNKDRLLKFLQQPDSLFTKHLHDLQGAPPQTHCGRIAGMKLSDAQKYESNELGQSQRRTPWRNYSRSPQKCCGGLISQSDSRHASCDSLNSSKLRFEGKDELTTLPTSIVVLKPNVGKAQNGTKPASSPCSSHAFPSDCRVHTEFPSIKNRSGELWGMKNFPDDVGLSRHKSRESREIAREITKQMRNGFRSGSMNFSSAGFKGYAGDESSCDTSGNESDAITVTSRNSFDFNCQYKPSSSRLTESSVSREAKKRLSERWKMTHKSQELGVVSRGSTLAEMLAIPDKDMMPANLDGMSCADGISDKFASDDGPTGWVEPLGISSREGWRDGSNRNLSRSRSLPASSTAFGSPKISVHSETLCDGRHLMPKEALKKERIKRVKGNSDWREGSAPRNSRSSHKKSHSSICTVRESNEYSAEIHTSQNQVKASLEKVEPSEKDLMILETLVGNVNDRTPVPENVVDMEDDNMIMPSEPPDEMLPGVSACMVLKDISAGGPDVLIPQEKSIGPSKDSSVPLLHPPPGLESPVSSKEADQPSPVSVLEAPFTDDLSSCSECFESLSADLHGLRMQLKQLKLESEVYAEGPILISSDEDVGDGSILNEKGVCKTEEGWEPSYIVDVLTGAGFNAADPDMFMGAWHSPECPVDPLVFEEVEKCCDQTCCPRSERRLLFDRINSALLEMYQQFMDPHTWMRHAARVGLGDRLYALLAGQEKKCNKDTLGKVLAGESQWLALGDEVDVMSGEIERFLTDELVAEVVDMLGI; via the exons ATGGAGAATTTTCGGCAAAAGAGATCCAAGATTGTGAGCATTGCTGATCGGAGCTCCGGCGAAAGGTTGTTCTCGACGGAACGAGCTCACCGAGAag GAAACAGGCAGGTTCAGAAACAGAGGACATATCCGAAATTGGCCTCCGATTCTAGTTCTTGCAGTAGTGGTATTACGGACGAAGATTTG TTCATGTTTGAATTGGATCGGAGATCTTCAAAACAAGCTGTTGGAGCTCCGATGAAGAAGTTACTAGCTGAAGAGATGTCGAAAGAAACTGAATCCAAAAGGAGGTCCCCAAGTGTTATTGCCAAATTGATGGGTCTTGATGGGCTGCCATCTCAGCAGCCTGCtcacaaacaacaaaagagGTCCTCAGAGAACCATTTAAAAAGGACATCAGTAGAGAAAGCTCAAAAGAGTGGCACGTTTTATGATCGTCGCTCATCTAAGAGGAATTCAAAGGAGCAGCAAGAATTTAAGGATGTATTTGAGGTTTTCGAAACATCGAAGATTGAGAGTAGCAGTTGCTCATCGCAAGGGGCTACAAACTCAAAGCTCAACGATGCTGAGATGGCATTTATTCGGCAGAAGTTCATGGATGCTAAACGTCTTTCAAGTGATCAGAAGTTACAGGATTCAAAGGAGTTGCATGATGCACTTGAGGTGCTAGACTCCAACAAGGATCGTCTGTTGAAATTTCTTCAGCAACCAGATTCATTGTTCACAAAACATTTGCATGATCTGCAAGGTGCTCCTCCCCAAACCCATTGTGGTCGCATAGCAGGTATGAAGTTGTCAGATGCTCAAAAGTATGAAAGCAATGAACTTGGGCAATCACAGAGACGAACACCATGGAGAAATTACAGTAGATCCCCTCAGAAGTGTTGTGGTGGTCTAATTAGCCAATCTGACAGCAGACATGCTTCTTGTGATTCTCTTAATTCATCCAAACTTCGATTTGAAGGGAAGGATGAGTTGACCACTCTACCTACAAGTATAGTGGTATTAAAACCAAATGTTGGGAAGGCCCAGAATGGTACCAAACCTGCTTCCTCACCTTGTTCTTCGCATGCTTTTCCGTCAGATTGTAGGGTGCACACAGAATTTCCGAGTATCAAAAATAGGTCGGGAGAGTTATGGGGAATGAAGAACTTTCCCGATGATGTGGGGCTTTCAAGGCATAAGTCCAGAGAATCTAGAGAAATTGCTAGGGAAATAACTAAACAAATGAGAAATGGTTTTCGTAGTGGTTCTATGAATTTTTCGTCTGCTGGATTTAAAGGTTATGCTGGGGATGAAAGTTCATGTGACACGTCTGGAAATGAATCGGATGCAATTACAGTGACTTCCAGAAATTCCTTTGACTTTAATTGCCAGTACAAGCCTTCATCATCCCGTTTGACTGAATCATCTGTGAGTAGGGAGGCCAAGAAAAGACTCTCAGAGAGGTGGAAAATGACTCACAAGTCTCAAGAGTTGGGAGTGGTTAGTAGGGGTAGCACACTGGCTGAAATGCTTGCTATACCCGATAAGGATATGATGCCAGCAAACTTGGATGGCATGAGTTGTGCAGATGGAATCAGTGACAAATTTGCCAGTGATGATGGACCTACGGGGTGGGTTGAACCTTTGGGAATCAGCAGTAGGGAAGGCTGGAGGGATGGGTCTAACAGAAATTTATCAAGATCAAGATCTCTTCCTGCTTCTTCTACTGCCTTTGGAAGTCCTAAGATAAGCGTACATAGTGAAACACTTTGTGATGGCAGACATCTGATGCCAAAAGAGGCCTTGAAGAAGGAAAGAATTAAGAGAGTGAAGGGTAATTCTGATTGGAGAGAAGGTTCAGCCCCTAGAAACTCAAGATCTAGTCATAAGAAATCTCATTCTTCTATCTGCACAGTTAGAGAAAGCAATGAGTATTCAGCAGAGATTCATACAAGCCAGAATCAAGTGAAGGCTAGCCTTGAAAAGGTTGAACCATCTGAAAAGGATCTTATGATCTTGGAGACATTAGTTGGTAATGTCAATGATAGGACGCCAGTTCCTGAAAATGTGGTTGATATGGAAGATGACAATATGATCATGCCATCTGAACCTCCTGATGAGATGCTACCAGGTGTATCAGCTTGCATGGTTTTAAAGGATATCTCTGCTGGTGGCCCGGATGTCCTAATTCCACAG GAAAAATCGATTGGACCATCCAAGGACAGTTCAGTCCCTTTGCTTCACCCTCCGCCTGGTCTTGAATCTCCAGTTAGCTCTAAGGAGGCTGATCAGCCCAGTCCAGTTTCAGTTCTCGAAGCTCCTTTTACGGATGATCTGTCATCATGTTCTGAATGCTTTGAGAGTCTCAGTGCTGACCTCCACG GGCTTCGGATGCAACTTAAGCAGCTCAAGTTGGAGTCAGAAGTGTATGCAGAGGGACCAATACTCATCTCAAGTGATGAAGATGTTGGGGACGGATCCATTCTGAATGAGAAGGGAGTTTGTAAAACTGAAGAGGGCTGGGAGCCTTCCTACATAGTTGACGTCTTGACTGGTGCCGGTTTTAACGCTGCTGATCCTGATATGTTCATGGGTGCATGGCACTCTCCAGAATGCCCTGTTGACCCCCTTGTATTTGAAGAAGTTGAGAAGTGCTGCGACCAGACTTGTTGTCCAAGGTCGGAAAGGAGGTTACTGTTTGACCGTATAAATTCTGCACTCCTGGAGATGTACCAGCAATTCATGGATCCACACACATGGATGAGGCATGCAGCACGGGTTGGGCTCGGAGATCGTCTCTATGCCTTGTTGGCAGGCCAAGAGAAGAAATGTAATAAAGACACTCTTGGGAAGGTGCTGGCAGGGGAATCACAGTGGTTAGCTTTGGGAGATGAAGTTGATGTAATGAGTGGGGAAATTGAGAGATTTTTAACAGATGAGCTAGTAGCAGAGGTAGTGGATATGTTGGGTATTTGA
- the LOC133872899 gene encoding uncharacterized protein LOC133872899 isoform X2 yields the protein MFELDRRSSKQAVGAPMKKLLAEEMSKETESKRRSPSVIAKLMGLDGLPSQQPAHKQQKRSSENHLKRTSVEKAQKSGTFYDRRSSKRNSKEQQEFKDVFEVFETSKIESSSCSSQGATNSKLNDAEMAFIRQKFMDAKRLSSDQKLQDSKELHDALEVLDSNKDRLLKFLQQPDSLFTKHLHDLQGAPPQTHCGRIAGMKLSDAQKYESNELGQSQRRTPWRNYSRSPQKCCGGLISQSDSRHASCDSLNSSKLRFEGKDELTTLPTSIVVLKPNVGKAQNGTKPASSPCSSHAFPSDCRVHTEFPSIKNRSGELWGMKNFPDDVGLSRHKSRESREIAREITKQMRNGFRSGSMNFSSAGFKGYAGDESSCDTSGNESDAITVTSRNSFDFNCQYKPSSSRLTESSVSREAKKRLSERWKMTHKSQELGVVSRGSTLAEMLAIPDKDMMPANLDGMSCADGISDKFASDDGPTGWVEPLGISSREGWRDGSNRNLSRSRSLPASSTAFGSPKISVHSETLCDGRHLMPKEALKKERIKRVKGNSDWREGSAPRNSRSSHKKSHSSICTVRESNEYSAEIHTSQNQVKASLEKVEPSEKDLMILETLVGNVNDRTPVPENVVDMEDDNMIMPSEPPDEMLPGVSACMVLKDISAGGPDVLIPQEKSIGPSKDSSVPLLHPPPGLESPVSSKEADQPSPVSVLEAPFTDDLSSCSECFESLSADLHGLRMQLKQLKLESEVYAEGPILISSDEDVGDGSILNEKGVCKTEEGWEPSYIVDVLTGAGFNAADPDMFMGAWHSPECPVDPLVFEEVEKCCDQTCCPRSERRLLFDRINSALLEMYQQFMDPHTWMRHAARVGLGDRLYALLAGQEKKCNKDTLGKVLAGESQWLALGDEVDVMSGEIERFLTDELVAEVVDMLGI from the exons ATGTTTGAATTGGATCGGAGATCTTCAAAACAAGCTGTTGGAGCTCCGATGAAGAAGTTACTAGCTGAAGAGATGTCGAAAGAAACTGAATCCAAAAGGAGGTCCCCAAGTGTTATTGCCAAATTGATGGGTCTTGATGGGCTGCCATCTCAGCAGCCTGCtcacaaacaacaaaagagGTCCTCAGAGAACCATTTAAAAAGGACATCAGTAGAGAAAGCTCAAAAGAGTGGCACGTTTTATGATCGTCGCTCATCTAAGAGGAATTCAAAGGAGCAGCAAGAATTTAAGGATGTATTTGAGGTTTTCGAAACATCGAAGATTGAGAGTAGCAGTTGCTCATCGCAAGGGGCTACAAACTCAAAGCTCAACGATGCTGAGATGGCATTTATTCGGCAGAAGTTCATGGATGCTAAACGTCTTTCAAGTGATCAGAAGTTACAGGATTCAAAGGAGTTGCATGATGCACTTGAGGTGCTAGACTCCAACAAGGATCGTCTGTTGAAATTTCTTCAGCAACCAGATTCATTGTTCACAAAACATTTGCATGATCTGCAAGGTGCTCCTCCCCAAACCCATTGTGGTCGCATAGCAGGTATGAAGTTGTCAGATGCTCAAAAGTATGAAAGCAATGAACTTGGGCAATCACAGAGACGAACACCATGGAGAAATTACAGTAGATCCCCTCAGAAGTGTTGTGGTGGTCTAATTAGCCAATCTGACAGCAGACATGCTTCTTGTGATTCTCTTAATTCATCCAAACTTCGATTTGAAGGGAAGGATGAGTTGACCACTCTACCTACAAGTATAGTGGTATTAAAACCAAATGTTGGGAAGGCCCAGAATGGTACCAAACCTGCTTCCTCACCTTGTTCTTCGCATGCTTTTCCGTCAGATTGTAGGGTGCACACAGAATTTCCGAGTATCAAAAATAGGTCGGGAGAGTTATGGGGAATGAAGAACTTTCCCGATGATGTGGGGCTTTCAAGGCATAAGTCCAGAGAATCTAGAGAAATTGCTAGGGAAATAACTAAACAAATGAGAAATGGTTTTCGTAGTGGTTCTATGAATTTTTCGTCTGCTGGATTTAAAGGTTATGCTGGGGATGAAAGTTCATGTGACACGTCTGGAAATGAATCGGATGCAATTACAGTGACTTCCAGAAATTCCTTTGACTTTAATTGCCAGTACAAGCCTTCATCATCCCGTTTGACTGAATCATCTGTGAGTAGGGAGGCCAAGAAAAGACTCTCAGAGAGGTGGAAAATGACTCACAAGTCTCAAGAGTTGGGAGTGGTTAGTAGGGGTAGCACACTGGCTGAAATGCTTGCTATACCCGATAAGGATATGATGCCAGCAAACTTGGATGGCATGAGTTGTGCAGATGGAATCAGTGACAAATTTGCCAGTGATGATGGACCTACGGGGTGGGTTGAACCTTTGGGAATCAGCAGTAGGGAAGGCTGGAGGGATGGGTCTAACAGAAATTTATCAAGATCAAGATCTCTTCCTGCTTCTTCTACTGCCTTTGGAAGTCCTAAGATAAGCGTACATAGTGAAACACTTTGTGATGGCAGACATCTGATGCCAAAAGAGGCCTTGAAGAAGGAAAGAATTAAGAGAGTGAAGGGTAATTCTGATTGGAGAGAAGGTTCAGCCCCTAGAAACTCAAGATCTAGTCATAAGAAATCTCATTCTTCTATCTGCACAGTTAGAGAAAGCAATGAGTATTCAGCAGAGATTCATACAAGCCAGAATCAAGTGAAGGCTAGCCTTGAAAAGGTTGAACCATCTGAAAAGGATCTTATGATCTTGGAGACATTAGTTGGTAATGTCAATGATAGGACGCCAGTTCCTGAAAATGTGGTTGATATGGAAGATGACAATATGATCATGCCATCTGAACCTCCTGATGAGATGCTACCAGGTGTATCAGCTTGCATGGTTTTAAAGGATATCTCTGCTGGTGGCCCGGATGTCCTAATTCCACAG GAAAAATCGATTGGACCATCCAAGGACAGTTCAGTCCCTTTGCTTCACCCTCCGCCTGGTCTTGAATCTCCAGTTAGCTCTAAGGAGGCTGATCAGCCCAGTCCAGTTTCAGTTCTCGAAGCTCCTTTTACGGATGATCTGTCATCATGTTCTGAATGCTTTGAGAGTCTCAGTGCTGACCTCCACG GGCTTCGGATGCAACTTAAGCAGCTCAAGTTGGAGTCAGAAGTGTATGCAGAGGGACCAATACTCATCTCAAGTGATGAAGATGTTGGGGACGGATCCATTCTGAATGAGAAGGGAGTTTGTAAAACTGAAGAGGGCTGGGAGCCTTCCTACATAGTTGACGTCTTGACTGGTGCCGGTTTTAACGCTGCTGATCCTGATATGTTCATGGGTGCATGGCACTCTCCAGAATGCCCTGTTGACCCCCTTGTATTTGAAGAAGTTGAGAAGTGCTGCGACCAGACTTGTTGTCCAAGGTCGGAAAGGAGGTTACTGTTTGACCGTATAAATTCTGCACTCCTGGAGATGTACCAGCAATTCATGGATCCACACACATGGATGAGGCATGCAGCACGGGTTGGGCTCGGAGATCGTCTCTATGCCTTGTTGGCAGGCCAAGAGAAGAAATGTAATAAAGACACTCTTGGGAAGGTGCTGGCAGGGGAATCACAGTGGTTAGCTTTGGGAGATGAAGTTGATGTAATGAGTGGGGAAATTGAGAGATTTTTAACAGATGAGCTAGTAGCAGAGGTAGTGGATATGTTGGGTATTTGA